A portion of the Archocentrus centrarchus isolate MPI-CPG fArcCen1 chromosome 19, fArcCen1, whole genome shotgun sequence genome contains these proteins:
- the LOC115798467 gene encoding uncharacterized protein LOC115798467, whose translation MLVKVRFGETQKYVKVAETEDGYDDFSTFLQKVIVKLGLPLETELHLTDESGTEVDADVFEDLLQAGNLTVRVTTEKSTVVLQHDLSSTSLESTMSDNSSVSVSGDSLLASSDSSDATVIVHTNGGTRTHAEREAAKEMVRNALQVKPGGQVILDEYDKLRSLTDGTRRRLVNLLVANMVEIHGMIPPVSVRTKYALGIISLFPSLKDPYSDNGYEHFYDQQSGSGYLAWRIKTVQRNSAAQSRRSSTSTAYQDSPKRKREVSCTDKQLLGEECREAISFLKHSTDESAVKEKMRATFQYRQTLVQDQQCSSTVLDVFPRFLNITGLIDQDFTMMFGEEVSGRFLAKWPTFFKPRILTECRKLTSNEHIEELLYSQHDTGWDSDLSSILLLLHLLPPTSKGHKKSAKISSCQAVDHVVRYLQMGASVETFFAGVEPGQPFLLCVGENKSSIQRYYIIIDHKAVPCKAQTSLAAFDEVFKAHFIFSVNYHESLYNFYTFIQTTVFNIDVGHAKESPRVRELRARFLHDT comes from the exons ATGTTGGTGAAGGTGAGATTTGGAGAAACGCAGAAGTATGTCAAAGTAGCTGAGACTGAAGATGGTTATGATGACTTCAGCACATTTCTTCAGAAAG TCATTGTGAAGCTAGGTCTTCCTCTTGAGACTGAGCTACACTTGACAGATGAATCAGGGACAGAAGTTGATGCAGATGTGTTTGAGGATCTTTTGCAAGCAGGGAACCTTACTGTTAGGGTGACAACTGAGAAGTCAACAG TTGTGCTTCAACATGATTTATCATCTACTTCGCTGGAGTCAACCATGTCAGACAATTCATCTGTGTCAGTTTCTGGAGACTCCTTGCTAGCATCTTCTGACTCATCTGATGCCACAGTGATTGTTCACACAAACGGAGGGACGAGAACACATGCTGAACGGGAAGCAGCAAAAGAG ATGGTGAGAAATGCTCTCCAGGTTAAACCAGGTGGACAGGTTATTTTGGATGAATACGATAAACTGCGATCACTGACGGATGGCACAAGAAGACGTTTGGTAAACCTCCTTGTGGCCAACATGGTTGAAATTCATGG GATGATCCCACCAGTCTCTGTGAGAACTAAATATGCTTTGGGCATCATCTCTCTATTTCCCAGCCTCAAAGATCCATATTCAGACAATGGATAT GAACACTTCTATGACCAACAGAGTGGATCTGGCTACTTGGCTTGGAGAATAAAAACTGTTCAGCGCAACTCGGCAGCTCAGTCCCGGAGATCCTCCACCAGCACAGCCTATCAAGATAGtccaaagagaaagagagaggtttCCTGCACCGATAAGCAGCTGCTTGGTGAGGAGTGTCGTGAAGCGATATCCTTTTTGAAACATTCAACTGATGAATCGGCAGTCAAAGAGAAGATGAGGGCCACATTTCAGTATCGTCAAACACTGGTTCAAGATCAACAGTGCTCTTCAACAGTCTTGGATGTCTTCCCACGATTCCTTAACATCACTGGCTTG ATTGACCAGGACTTCACCATGATGTTTGGAGAGGAGGTGTCGGGCAgatttttggcaaaatggcCTACTTTTTTCAAACCTAGGATCCTGACAGAGTGCAGAAAACTGACTTCTAATGAGCACATTGAAGAGCTCTTGTATTCGCAGCACGACACAG GCTGGGACAGTGACCTGTCAAGCATTCTACTGTTGCTTCACTTGCTTCCACCTACCTCCAAAGGCCACAAGAAGAGTGCCAAAATCAGCTCATGTCAAGCTGTGGACCATGTTGTGAGATATCTGCAG ATGGGAGCCAGTGTCGAAACCTTCTTTGCTGGTGTGGAACCGGGACAgcccttcctcctgtgtgttggTGAAAACAAGAGCAGCATCCAAAGATACTACATCATCATTGATCACAAGGCCGTCCCTTGCAAGGCACAGACCTCCTTGGCAGCTTTCGATGAGGTCTTCAAGGCACACTTCATCTTCAGCGTCAACTACCATGAATCCCTCTATAACTTCTATACGTTCATCCAAACCacagtttttaacattgatgTGGGACATGCCAAGGAAAGTCCCAGAGTCAGGGAACTAAGAGCAAGATTTTTGCATGACACTTGA